The Armatimonadota bacterium genome includes a window with the following:
- the rplB gene encoding 50S ribosomal protein L2 has protein sequence MALKQFKPTSPGRRFMTVSTFDDVTKTKPEKSLLKPLKSSGGRNNQGRITARFRGGGHPRQYRVIDFKRDKDGVPGKVAAIEYDPNRSARIALIHYRDGEKRYILAPVGLTVGQTVMSGPDAEPRTGNALPISKIPIGSVIHNVELKPGRGGQMVRTAGAGAQLMAREGNYAQLRMPSGEMRLVHIDCRATLGMVGNVDHENISLGKAGRKRWLGKRPHVRGVVMNPRDHPHGGGEGKSPVGRKHPVSPWGKPALGRKTRRKKPSDKMIVRRRNTK, from the coding sequence ATGGCGCTGAAGCAGTTCAAACCGACATCGCCCGGGCGACGGTTCATGACCGTCTCCACGTTCGACGATGTCACCAAGACGAAGCCCGAGAAGTCGCTGCTGAAGCCGCTGAAGAGCAGTGGTGGACGGAACAATCAGGGCCGGATCACAGCCCGGTTTCGCGGCGGCGGACATCCCCGGCAGTACCGGGTGATAGATTTCAAGCGCGACAAGGATGGAGTGCCTGGCAAGGTCGCGGCGATCGAGTACGATCCCAACCGCTCGGCGCGCATTGCGCTCATCCATTACAGGGATGGCGAGAAGCGCTACATCCTGGCGCCGGTAGGGCTGACTGTCGGGCAGACGGTGATGAGCGGGCCGGATGCAGAGCCGCGCACCGGTAATGCCCTGCCCATCTCCAAGATCCCGATCGGTTCGGTCATCCACAATGTGGAGCTGAAGCCAGGGCGCGGTGGGCAGATGGTGCGCACGGCGGGAGCGGGCGCGCAGCTGATGGCGCGCGAGGGCAACTATGCTCAGCTCAGGATGCCGTCCGGAGAGATGCGGCTGGTTCATATTGACTGCCGGGCCACACTGGGGATGGTGGGCAATGTGGACCACGAGAATATCTCTCTGGGCAAGGCCGGGCGTAAACGCTGGCTGGGTAAGAGGCCGCACGTCCGCGGAGTGGTGATGAATCCACGGGACCACCCGCACGGCGGCGGCGAGGGCAAGAGCCCGGTGGGACGGAAACATCCGGTCTCGCCGTGGGGTAAGCCGGCCCTGGGCCGCAAGACCCGCAGGAAGAAGCCGTCGGACAAGATGATCGTCCGGCGCAGGAATACGAAATAG
- the rpsS gene encoding 30S ribosomal protein S19, producing MSRSLKKGPYADPKLLKKIDEMNARREKKIIKTWSRRSTIFPSMIGHTLAVHDGRKHVPVFITENMVGHKLGEFVLTRTFRGHAGKSERSTRVK from the coding sequence ATGTCACGTTCTCTGAAGAAAGGTCCCTACGCGGACCCCAAGCTGCTGAAGAAGATCGACGAGATGAATGCTCGCCGGGAGAAGAAGATCATCAAGACCTGGTCCCGGCGCTCGACCATCTTCCCGAGCATGATCGGGCATACGCTCGCCGTGCACGACGGACGCAAGCACGTGCCCGTGTTCATCACGGAGAACATGGTGGGGCACAAGCTTGGGGAGTTCGTGCTGACCCGGACCTTCCGGGGGCATGCGGGCAAGTCGGAGCGCTCGACACGCGTCAAGTAG
- the rpsC gene encoding 30S ribosomal protein S3, translating into MGQKIHPIGLRIGIIRDWDSKWYADREFPEYLKEDAEIRRFIKRRLGQAGISRVEIERAANRVKVTLHTGKPGIIIGRGGKGIDELQARLQVLTKRPVHVSVSEVRVPDLDAQLVAENIAGQIERRVAYKRAMRQAVLRAMRLGAKGIKIRVAGRLGGAEMARVENDKQGKIPLHTLRADIDYGFAEARTTYGHIGVKVWIYRGDILKDGVRPEPEWHGGQREGERRAEDGRRSRGRAGRDGGV; encoded by the coding sequence TTGGGTCAGAAGATACATCCAATCGGGCTGCGGATCGGCATTATCCGTGACTGGGACAGCAAGTGGTATGCCGACCGGGAGTTCCCGGAATATCTGAAGGAAGACGCCGAGATCCGGCGCTTCATCAAGCGGCGCTTGGGGCAGGCGGGTATCTCGCGGGTGGAGATCGAGCGGGCCGCGAACCGCGTGAAGGTCACCCTCCACACCGGCAAGCCCGGCATCATCATCGGGCGCGGCGGCAAGGGGATTGACGAGCTTCAGGCGCGGTTGCAGGTTCTGACGAAGCGCCCTGTCCACGTGTCTGTGTCCGAGGTGCGGGTGCCCGACCTGGATGCCCAGCTCGTGGCGGAGAACATCGCCGGTCAGATCGAGCGGCGTGTAGCTTACAAGCGTGCCATGCGTCAGGCCGTGTTGCGCGCGATGCGTCTGGGCGCCAAGGGCATCAAGATCCGGGTCGCCGGACGGCTGGGTGGCGCCGAAATGGCTCGTGTGGAGAACGACAAGCAGGGGAAGATTCCGCTGCATACGCTCCGTGCGGACATAGATTACGGCTTCGCCGAGGCGCGCACCACGTACGGTCATATCGGCGTGAAGGTGTGGATCTACCGGGGCGACATCCTGAAGGATGGCGTGCGGCCGGAGCCGGAGTGGCACGGCGGACAGCGTGAGGGTGAGCGCCGGGCTGAGGATGGGCGTCGCTCGCGCGGCCGGGCAGGCCGGGATGGAGGAGTCTGA
- the rplP gene encoding 50S ribosomal protein L16: protein MLMPKKVKHRKHQRGSMAHKSNAGTEINFGEYALQALEPCWMTNNQIEAARVAMTRHVKRGGQVWIRIFPDKPVTKKPAETRMGSGKGAPESWVAVVKPGRILFEMSGVAEPMAREAMRLAAHKLPIKTRFIKKQELGEILEEGGVA from the coding sequence ATGTTGATGCCCAAGAAGGTGAAGCATCGCAAGCACCAGCGGGGCTCGATGGCCCATAAGAGCAACGCCGGTACCGAGATCAACTTCGGGGAGTATGCTCTTCAGGCGCTGGAACCCTGCTGGATGACGAACAACCAGATCGAGGCGGCCCGCGTGGCTATGACACGCCACGTCAAGAGAGGCGGCCAGGTGTGGATCCGGATCTTCCCGGACAAGCCGGTGACCAAGAAGCCGGCCGAGACCCGTATGGGTAGCGGCAAGGGGGCTCCAGAGTCCTGGGTGGCGGTGGTGAAGCCGGGCAGGATTCTCTTCGAGATGAGCGGCGTTGCCGAGCCGATGGCGCGCGAGGCCATGCGGCTGGCGGCGCACAAGCTGCCCATCAAGACAAGGTTTATCAAGAAACAGGAGCTGGGAGAGATCCTTGAAGAAGGCGGAGTTGCGTAA
- the rpmC gene encoding 50S ribosomal protein L29, whose translation MKKAELRKTVREASDAELDKQLEDARKELFHLRYQRATKQLEKPHRIREARKQIARLLQERTERRKAREAS comes from the coding sequence TTGAAGAAGGCGGAGTTGCGTAAGACCGTCCGGGAAGCCTCGGACGCCGAGCTGGACAAGCAGTTGGAGGATGCTCGCAAGGAGCTGTTCCACCTGCGGTATCAGCGCGCCACGAAGCAGCTGGAGAAGCCGCATCGCATCCGCGAGGCGCGCAAGCAGATCGCCCGGCTGCTGCAGGAGCGCACCGAGCGCCGGAAGGCGCGGGAGGCGAGTTGA
- the rpsQ gene encoding 30S ribosomal protein S17 yields MAESTQTRGRRKVRQGVVVSDKMDKTIVVEVQQLVRHPLYGKIMRRNARFKAHDENNECGIGDTVEIMECRPLSREKRWRLVRIVEKAK; encoded by the coding sequence ATGGCAGAGTCCACACAGACGCGCGGGCGCAGAAAAGTCCGCCAGGGCGTGGTAGTCAGTGACAAGATGGACAAGACCATCGTGGTCGAGGTCCAGCAGCTTGTCCGCCACCCCCTGTACGGGAAGATCATGCGCCGCAATGCGCGGTTCAAGGCGCACGACGAGAACAACGAGTGCGGCATCGGCGACACCGTGGAGATTATGGAGTGCCGCCCTCTGTCGCGCGAGAAGCGCTGGCGGCTGGTGCGGATCGTCGAGAAGGCCAAGTAG
- the rplN gene encoding 50S ribosomal protein L14, whose amino-acid sequence MIQQYTRLKAADNSGAREIMCIRVLKGSAGKYAQVGDTIVCAVKQAAPGAAVKKGDVVKAVVVRTHHPIRRPDGSTLKFDDNAAVLINNAGEPRGTRIFGPVARELREKNYMRIISLAPEVL is encoded by the coding sequence ATGATCCAGCAGTATACCAGACTTAAGGCGGCGGACAACTCGGGAGCTCGCGAGATTATGTGCATCCGCGTGCTGAAGGGAAGCGCCGGCAAGTACGCGCAGGTGGGGGATACCATCGTTTGCGCGGTCAAGCAGGCGGCACCCGGCGCGGCGGTCAAGAAGGGTGACGTGGTGAAGGCCGTGGTGGTGCGGACGCATCATCCAATCCGCCGGCCGGACGGTTCCACCCTGAAGTTCGATGACAACGCGGCGGTGCTGATCAACAACGCGGGTGAGCCGCGCGGAACGCGCATCTTCGGGCCGGTGGCCCGCGAACTGCGCGAGAAGAATTACATGCGCATCATTTCGCTGGCGCCCGAGGTCCTGTGA
- the rplX gene encoding 50S ribosomal protein L24, with protein MRKKQEKFTGKLRLKKGDEVVVLAGKDRGKRGKIVDVDPEKGYVYVDGVNIQVRHQRPRKPTRAMPQTQTGRIERPGPLHRSKVMLIDPHSGKPTRIAMGLTSDGRRVRVSKKSGEFIDDV; from the coding sequence ATGCGTAAGAAGCAGGAGAAGTTCACGGGAAAGCTGCGGCTGAAGAAGGGTGACGAGGTCGTCGTCCTGGCCGGCAAAGACCGGGGTAAGCGCGGCAAGATCGTGGACGTGGATCCCGAGAAGGGCTACGTCTACGTGGATGGCGTCAACATCCAGGTGCGCCATCAGCGGCCGCGCAAGCCGACCAGGGCCATGCCGCAGACTCAGACCGGGCGCATCGAGCGGCCGGGGCCGCTCCACCGCAGCAAGGTGATGCTGATAGACCCGCACTCCGGCAAGCCGACCCGGATTGCGATGGGGCTGACCTCTGATGGGCGCCGGGTGCGGGTGAGCAAGAAGTCCGGAGAGTTCATAGACGATGTCTAA
- the rplE gene encoding 50S ribosomal protein L5 encodes MSKGKQSTKQPAPQAAGKAKGKGEAEAGPKAPAGVAKQAPRAEPPRLKVRYREEIAPRLMEQFGYKNPNCVPRLVKVVVNMGVGQAIQDPKILDGAVADMTVITGQKPVVTVARKSISNFKVRAGMRVGCRVTLRGDRMYDFLDKLFHVALPRVRDFGGVPPDSFDGRGNFAMGLREQLVFPEIDYDKIDRIRGLNVAVVTTAKTDEEGRALLKALGCPFREV; translated from the coding sequence ATGTCTAAGGGCAAGCAGAGCACAAAGCAGCCGGCGCCCCAGGCGGCGGGCAAGGCCAAGGGCAAGGGCGAGGCCGAGGCGGGGCCGAAGGCTCCGGCCGGAGTCGCCAAGCAGGCTCCCCGCGCCGAGCCGCCAAGGCTCAAGGTGCGCTATCGCGAGGAGATCGCTCCCCGCCTGATGGAGCAGTTCGGATACAAGAACCCGAACTGCGTGCCCCGCCTGGTCAAGGTGGTGGTGAACATGGGCGTGGGGCAGGCCATTCAGGATCCCAAGATCCTAGACGGCGCGGTAGCGGATATGACGGTCATCACGGGGCAGAAGCCCGTGGTGACGGTGGCGCGCAAGTCCATCTCCAACTTCAAAGTGCGCGCCGGGATGCGCGTGGGCTGCCGGGTCACGCTGCGCGGCGATCGGATGTACGACTTCCTCGACAAGCTGTTCCACGTGGCGCTGCCCAGAGTCCGCGACTTCGGGGGAGTGCCGCCGGATTCGTTCGACGGCCGCGGCAACTTCGCGATGGGACTGCGGGAGCAGCTGGTGTTCCCGGAGATTGACTACGACAAGATAGATCGGATCCGGGGGCTCAACGTTGCGGTGGTGACGACCGCTAAAACGGATGAAGAGGGCCGGGCGCTGCTGAAGGCCCTGGGGTGTCCGTTCCGGGAGGTTTAG
- the fusA gene encoding elongation factor G produces MAKHTAETIRNIALMGQRGAGKTSLAELLLFKAGAIDRLGKVDDGTATCDYDPDEVQRKMSVSTAIAPLEWGKVKVNLVDTPGYLDFVGDVAGAAAVCEAALILVDAVGGVEVGTEMGWDFAEACQARAFLVNKMDRENADFHAVLNALREKFGNRVVALQLPIGREDSFQGLVDIVHMKAYTWKDGKMTEGEIPADLQSEAASLREALVEAAAEGSDELIEKYFLEETLTDEEIVEGTHAGIKAGKLVPVFVASATKGIGAEPLLDLIAAEFPSPAEAPPREGRQLGGDARIKRSAADPQFSALVFKSTADPYVGKLTYFRVVSGSVSSDSHVWNATRDHDERIGQLYFLKGKQQIATSEIGAGDIGAVAKLQDTVTGDTLCDKAAGIIFDPIAFPEPVFSLAISAKSKADEDKLGPALAKLAEEDPTFKYHRDPETGQTLISGLGETHVEIVIDRLKRKFGVEVESSTPRIPYKETIRASAKVQGRHKKQTGGRGQFGDCWVEFQPLERGGGFEFVDNIVGGAIPRQYIPAVEKGIREAMERGLVAGYPVVDVRAIVYDGSFHPVDSSEMAFKQAGINALHAAADKVDPVILEPILNVEINVPEEFMGDVIGDLNGKRGRIQGMEPIGNGRQLVRAQVPLAEMQRYAIDLKSIARGRGSFKTEFSHYEEVPPHLQQQIIEEAKKRASAEE; encoded by the coding sequence ATGGCCAAACACACTGCCGAAACAATCCGCAATATCGCCCTGATGGGCCAGAGGGGGGCCGGCAAGACGTCGCTGGCTGAGCTCCTGCTGTTCAAGGCAGGGGCAATAGACCGGCTCGGAAAGGTGGACGACGGGACGGCCACCTGCGACTACGACCCGGACGAGGTTCAGCGCAAGATGTCCGTGTCCACCGCCATTGCTCCGCTGGAGTGGGGCAAGGTCAAGGTGAACCTGGTGGACACTCCGGGCTATCTGGACTTCGTTGGCGACGTTGCCGGGGCGGCGGCGGTGTGCGAGGCGGCCCTTATTCTGGTGGATGCTGTCGGCGGTGTGGAAGTCGGCACGGAGATGGGCTGGGACTTCGCGGAGGCCTGTCAGGCTCGCGCGTTCCTGGTCAACAAGATGGACCGCGAGAACGCGGACTTTCACGCCGTGCTGAACGCGCTGCGGGAGAAGTTCGGGAACCGGGTGGTGGCGCTGCAGCTGCCGATCGGACGCGAGGATTCCTTCCAGGGGCTGGTGGACATCGTCCATATGAAAGCCTACACCTGGAAGGACGGCAAAATGACCGAGGGCGAGATCCCGGCGGACCTGCAGAGCGAGGCGGCATCCCTGCGCGAGGCGCTGGTGGAGGCCGCGGCAGAAGGCAGCGATGAGCTGATCGAGAAGTATTTCCTGGAAGAGACCCTGACCGACGAAGAGATCGTCGAAGGGACACACGCCGGGATCAAGGCGGGGAAGCTGGTTCCGGTGTTCGTGGCATCGGCGACCAAAGGGATCGGCGCCGAGCCGCTGCTGGACCTGATCGCCGCGGAGTTCCCGTCTCCGGCCGAGGCTCCGCCGCGCGAGGGGCGCCAGCTGGGTGGCGATGCGCGCATAAAGCGCTCGGCCGCGGACCCACAGTTCTCCGCGCTGGTGTTCAAGAGCACGGCCGACCCTTACGTGGGCAAGCTGACGTACTTCCGGGTGGTCAGCGGTTCCGTCTCTTCGGACTCGCACGTCTGGAATGCCACGCGCGACCACGACGAGCGCATCGGGCAGCTCTATTTCCTGAAGGGCAAGCAGCAGATCGCTACGAGTGAGATCGGTGCCGGTGACATCGGCGCGGTGGCCAAGCTGCAGGATACGGTGACCGGAGACACACTGTGCGACAAGGCGGCCGGGATCATTTTCGACCCCATCGCCTTCCCGGAGCCGGTGTTCTCCCTGGCCATCTCGGCAAAGAGCAAGGCGGACGAGGATAAGCTGGGTCCGGCGCTGGCGAAGCTGGCGGAGGAGGATCCCACCTTCAAGTATCACCGGGACCCGGAGACGGGGCAGACGCTCATCAGTGGGCTAGGCGAGACCCACGTGGAGATCGTCATAGACCGGCTGAAGCGCAAGTTCGGGGTGGAGGTGGAGTCGTCCACGCCGCGCATCCCGTACAAGGAGACCATCCGGGCCTCGGCCAAGGTGCAGGGCCGTCACAAGAAACAGACCGGCGGCCGCGGGCAGTTCGGCGACTGCTGGGTGGAGTTCCAGCCGCTGGAGCGTGGCGGCGGGTTCGAGTTTGTGGATAACATCGTGGGCGGCGCGATCCCGCGCCAGTACATCCCCGCGGTGGAGAAGGGGATCCGCGAGGCCATGGAGCGCGGCCTGGTGGCAGGGTATCCGGTGGTGGATGTCCGGGCCATCGTGTATGACGGCTCGTTCCATCCTGTGGACTCCTCGGAAATGGCGTTCAAGCAGGCGGGTATCAACGCCCTGCACGCCGCCGCGGACAAGGTGGACCCCGTTATCCTGGAGCCCATTCTGAACGTCGAGATCAACGTTCCCGAGGAGTTCATGGGAGACGTCATCGGCGACCTGAACGGCAAGCGAGGGCGCATCCAGGGAATGGAGCCGATCGGAAACGGGCGGCAGCTCGTGCGCGCGCAGGTGCCTCTGGCGGAGATGCAGCGATACGCCATAGACCTGAAGTCCATCGCGCGCGGGCGGGGCTCGTTCAAGACGGAGTTCAGCCACTACGAGGAGGTGCCGCCGCATCTTCAGCAGCAGATCATCGAAGAGGCGAAGAAGCGGGCGAGCGCCGAGGAGTAG
- the rpsZ gene encoding 30S ribosomal protein S14 type Z has protein sequence MAKQCLIEKAKRTPKFKVRGYNRCSMCGRPRGYIRRFGLCRICFREMAHRGLIPGVRKASW, from the coding sequence TTGGCGAAGCAGTGTCTGATTGAAAAGGCGAAAAGAACGCCCAAGTTCAAAGTGCGGGGCTACAACCGCTGCAGCATGTGCGGACGTCCGCGCGGCTACATCCGCCGCTTCGGATTGTGCAGGATCTGCTTCCGCGAGATGGCGCACCGGGGACTGATCCCGGGCGTACGCAAGGCGAGCTGGTAG
- the rpsH gene encoding 30S ribosomal protein S8 — MPVTDPVADVLTRIRNANQALHEETQVPSSRFCDEILRILKEQGFIRGYERIPDSWPPMTRVHLKYIGPRRQRVITGLKRVSKPGLRVYKPAKELPRVLKGLGIAIVSTSQGVMTDAAAREKGIGGEVICQVW; from the coding sequence ATGCCTGTCACTGATCCTGTTGCCGATGTCCTGACGCGGATCCGCAATGCGAACCAGGCGCTCCACGAGGAGACCCAGGTTCCGTCGTCGCGGTTCTGCGACGAGATCCTTCGTATTCTGAAGGAGCAGGGTTTCATCCGCGGATACGAGCGCATCCCGGATAGCTGGCCTCCAATGACGCGGGTGCATCTGAAGTATATCGGGCCACGCCGTCAGAGGGTGATCACGGGTCTGAAGCGCGTTTCCAAGCCCGGTCTGAGGGTGTATAAGCCCGCCAAAGAGCTTCCGCGTGTGCTGAAGGGGCTGGGGATCGCCATCGTGTCCACATCTCAGGGCGTGATGACGGACGCCGCCGCGCGCGAAAAGGGCATCGGCGGCGAGGTTATCTGCCAGGTCTGGTAA
- the rplF gene encoding 50S ribosomal protein L6, with amino-acid sequence MSRIGLKPIPKPAGVKVSVQEGNEVLVEGPKGKLSRKLWPHLKIDVGDSEITVSRSSDEREHRSMHGLTRTLLANMVEGVSKGYEKALVIGGVGYRAQLDGKKLVVQVGYSHPVVVEPKPGIEFEVGQEHGTREPVIIVRGIDKETVGQQAAEIRKIRPPEPYKGKGIRYRGEYIRRKAGKAGKAAGK; translated from the coding sequence ATGTCACGGATAGGACTGAAGCCGATACCGAAGCCGGCCGGGGTGAAGGTGAGCGTGCAGGAGGGGAACGAGGTCCTGGTCGAGGGACCGAAGGGCAAGCTCAGCCGGAAGCTGTGGCCGCATCTCAAGATTGATGTCGGCGACAGTGAGATCACGGTGTCGCGGTCGTCCGACGAGCGCGAGCACCGCTCCATGCACGGCCTTACCCGCACTCTGCTGGCCAATATGGTCGAAGGGGTCAGCAAGGGTTATGAGAAGGCCCTGGTCATCGGTGGTGTGGGCTACCGCGCCCAGCTGGACGGGAAGAAGCTGGTCGTGCAGGTGGGGTACTCCCATCCGGTGGTTGTGGAGCCGAAGCCCGGCATCGAGTTCGAAGTGGGCCAGGAGCACGGGACCCGCGAGCCGGTGATCATCGTGCGCGGTATTGACAAGGAGACTGTCGGGCAGCAAGCGGCGGAGATCCGCAAGATCCGGCCTCCTGAGCCTTACAAGGGCAAGGGGATCCGCTACCGGGGCGAGTATATCCGCCGGAAGGCCGGGAAAGCCGGGAAGGCTGCCGGCAAGTAG
- the rplR gene encoding 50S ribosomal protein L18 → MDDKVVKRLRRHKRVRKKVFGDPERPRLNVYRSLNHIYAQIIDDTSHRTLVSASSLEKDLRGQIKGGNIEGAKVVGRLIAERARSAGIEAVRFDRGGYKYHGRVKSLADAAREAGLKF, encoded by the coding sequence ATGGACGATAAGGTTGTCAAGAGGCTGCGAAGGCACAAAAGGGTACGCAAGAAGGTGTTCGGGGATCCCGAGCGGCCGCGGCTGAACGTGTACCGCAGTCTGAACCACATCTACGCTCAGATAATTGATGACACCAGCCATCGCACGCTGGTGAGCGCATCGAGCCTCGAAAAGGATCTGCGCGGACAGATCAAGGGGGGCAATATCGAGGGCGCAAAAGTCGTTGGACGGCTGATCGCGGAGCGGGCCAGAAGCGCCGGTATCGAGGCGGTGCGGTTCGACCGCGGCGGCTACAAGTATCACGGCAGGGTCAAGAGTCTTGCCGATGCCGCCCGTGAGGCGGGACTGAAGTTTTAG
- the rpsE gene encoding 30S ribosomal protein S5, which translates to MPKINPDTLNLEEQVIRTNKVQKTHKGGRTLSWNALVAVGDYNGHVGVGLGKARAIPDAIRKGVEAAKKNIMQVPLVGSTIPHEALAHWGSSQVLLKPASPGTGVVAGGAVRPILELAGVKDVLAKSLGSRNPINTAWATLECLKQFKRAEQVSEARGVPVEEMVPWLVREMAAQEAAGIAAGEPVAVEEEVSGDGDAADQA; encoded by the coding sequence ATGCCCAAGATCAACCCGGATACCCTGAACCTGGAAGAGCAGGTCATCCGTACGAACAAGGTGCAGAAGACCCACAAAGGGGGACGCACGCTCAGCTGGAACGCGCTGGTCGCGGTGGGAGACTACAACGGCCACGTGGGAGTGGGGCTGGGCAAGGCGCGCGCCATCCCGGATGCCATCCGTAAAGGGGTGGAGGCGGCCAAGAAGAACATCATGCAGGTGCCGCTGGTCGGCAGCACCATCCCCCATGAGGCGCTGGCCCACTGGGGCTCCAGCCAGGTGCTTCTGAAGCCTGCCTCGCCGGGAACGGGCGTGGTCGCGGGAGGAGCGGTCCGGCCCATCCTGGAGCTTGCCGGAGTGAAGGACGTGCTGGCCAAGTCTCTGGGGTCGCGCAATCCCATCAATACGGCCTGGGCCACGCTGGAGTGCCTGAAGCAGTTCAAGCGGGCCGAGCAGGTGAGCGAGGCCCGGGGTGTGCCGGTGGAAGAGATGGTCCCCTGGCTGGTGCGGGAGATGGCCGCTCAGGAAGCCGCAGGGATCGCTGCGGGAGAGCCTGTGGCTGTTGAAGAGGAGGTCTCTGGAGACGGCGATGCTGCGGATCAGGCTTAA
- the rpmD gene encoding 50S ribosomal protein L30, which yields MLRIRLKKSPIGYAKDQGRTVRALGLTKLNAEVVQADTPVIRGMLRKVGHLVEVEELADAKESS from the coding sequence ATGCTGCGGATCAGGCTTAAGAAGAGTCCCATCGGATACGCCAAGGACCAGGGCCGCACGGTGCGCGCGCTGGGGCTGACGAAGTTGAACGCGGAAGTGGTGCAGGCCGATACTCCCGTCATCCGGGGGATGTTGCGTAAGGTCGGGCACCTGGTGGAAGTGGAAGAGCTGGCGGACGCCAAGGAGTCGTCGTAA
- the rplO gene encoding 50S ribosomal protein L15, with the protein MDIHDLSPAPGSRRRRKRVGRGISAGQGKTCGRGTKGDKARGQTRPGFEGGQTPLHRRLPRLRGFNNIFRRDLNEVNVGRLEVFEAGAEITPDVLLEKRIIRKLRDGVKILGKGELSKKLTVKATAFSKSAVQKIEAAGGTAVVIGSDGQERPAAAEQASAAAEPAAAEPAVAEEASESAQSPAEASDESGDE; encoded by the coding sequence GTGGATATTCATGACCTGTCTCCTGCGCCGGGTTCGCGGCGCAGGCGCAAGCGAGTGGGACGCGGCATCTCCGCCGGGCAGGGAAAGACCTGCGGGCGGGGGACCAAGGGCGATAAGGCCCGCGGCCAGACCCGGCCGGGGTTCGAGGGCGGTCAGACGCCGCTGCACCGCAGGCTGCCGCGTCTGCGCGGGTTCAACAACATCTTCCGGCGGGATCTGAACGAAGTCAACGTGGGGCGCCTGGAGGTCTTCGAGGCGGGCGCTGAGATCACGCCCGATGTGCTTCTGGAGAAGCGCATCATCCGCAAGTTGAGGGACGGCGTGAAGATCCTGGGAAAGGGTGAACTCAGCAAGAAGCTGACCGTGAAGGCTACCGCCTTTTCCAAGAGCGCCGTGCAGAAGATCGAAGCCGCCGGCGGAACCGCCGTCGTGATCGGCTCCGACGGTCAGGAGCGGCCTGCGGCGGCGGAGCAGGCTTCCGCAGCCGCAGAGCCCGCCGCGGCGGAGCCGGCCGTCGCTGAGGAGGCGTCGGAGTCTGCGCAGAGCCCTGCTGAGGCTTCGGACGAGAGCGGAGACGAGTAA